From Vitis vinifera cultivar Pinot Noir 40024 chromosome 14, ASM3070453v1, a single genomic window includes:
- the LOC109123900 gene encoding putative germin-like protein 2-1, which produces CVYGSAVFVNGKVCKDPKVATANDFFFSGLRVPGNTSNKLGSMVTPANVAQIPDLKTLGISLARVDYAPYGLNPPHTHPRDTEILTFLEGTLYVGFVTSNPDNRLISKVLYKGDVFVFPEDLIHFQLNVEKTKAVAIAALSSQNPGVITIANAVFGSKPAISADVLTKAFQVDKKVVDYLQSQF; this is translated from the coding sequence TGCGTTTATGGCTCTGCAGTGTTTGTTAATGGGAAAGTCTGCAAGGATCCAAAGGTTGCAACAGCAAATGATTTCTTCTTTTCAGGGCTTCGGGTTCCTGGAAATACCTCAAACAAACTTGGGTCAATGGTCACACCCGCAAATGTGGCTCAGATACCGGACTTAAAAACCCTTGGCATTTCACTAGCTCGCGTTGATTATGCCCCATATGGTCTCAATCCTCCCCACACCCACCCCCGTGACACAGAGATACTGACCTTCCTGGAGGGAACACTTTATGTAGGCTTCGTGACCTCTAATCCTGACAACCGCCTCATCTCCAAGGTCCTTTATAAAGGAGACGTTTTCGTCTTCCCAGAGGATCTCATTCACTTCCAGCTCAATGtggaaaaaacaaaagcagTCGCCATTGCTGCATTGAGTAGCCAGAACCCTGGCGTGATCACCATTGCCAATGCAGTATTTGGCTCAAagcctgcaatttcagctgatgTTCTTACAAAGGCCTTCCAAGTGGACAAGAAGGTGGTTGACTATCTTCAATCTCAGTTCTAG
- the LOC100242782 gene encoding putative germin-like protein 2-1, with protein sequence MKKMVINTLACIALLAMSFFLASASDPSPLQDFCVAVNDTKTTVFVNGKVCKDPKVATANDFFFSGLRVPGNTSNKVGSMVTPANVAQIPGLNTLGISLARVDYAPYGLNPPHTHPRATEILTVLEGTLYVGFVTSNPDNRLISKVLYKGDVFVFPEGLIHFQLNVGKTKAVAIAALSSQNPGVITIANAVFGSKPAISADVLTKAFQVDKKVVDYLQSQF encoded by the exons ATGAAGAAGATGGTCATTAACACCCTCGCATGCATTGCACTCTTGGCTATGTCATTTTTCCTTGCCTCTGCCTCCGATCCTAGTCCTCTTCAGGACTTTTGTGTGGCTGTTAATGACACAAAGACCACTG TGTTTGTTAATGGGAAAGTCTGCAAGGATCCAAAGGTTGCGACAGCAAATGATTTCTTCTTTTCAGGGCTTCGGGTTCCTGGAAATACCTCAAACAAAGTTGGGTCAATGGTCACACCCGCAAATGTGGCTCAGATACCCGGACTCAACACCCTTGGCATTTCACTAGCTCGCGTTGATTATGCCCCATATGGTCTCAATCCTCCCCACACCCACCCCCGTGCCACAGAGATACTGACCGTCCTGGAGGGAACACTTTATGTAGGCTTCGTGACCTCTAATCCTGACAACCGCCTCATCTCCAAGGTCCTTTACAAAGGAGACGTTTTCGTCTTCCCAGAGGGTCTCATTCACTTCCAGCTCAATGTGGGAAAAACAAAAGCAGTCGCCATTGCTGCATTGAGTAGCCAGAACCCTGGCGTGATCACCATTGCCAATGCGGTATTTGGCTCAAAGCCAGCAATTTCAGCTGATGTTCTTACAAAGGCCTTCCAAGTGGACAAGAAGGTGGTTGACTATCTTCAATCTCAGTTCTAG